The nucleotide sequence GACTTGTCGAGGATCTATAGACGAGGATGCAGTGGATAGACTTTCTCGTCGTACAATGACTTCTCTTCCTCGGGAAACATCAGAAAAGGTATCTGGTCGACTATTTCTTGAAGAGAAATCGCTACTTCTTTTGAATTCTTTTTTCAATCCCAACTCTTGAGTagatctgaaataaatttaatggcCATTATAACTGTGCTCATGgagatatataattgaattgttcgaaatatattttattatattgtccGGAAACTTCGTAATGACTTTCGATTGATAACGACTGAACGCAACGTCAAAGCAATTCAAATAATTACCTGCTGGATTCATATCGAGATGGTGGCGAAGGATCCAGTCGTCTATCCGGCACACGTTCCAGCATCTCGTTTCGTCTATCGACTATTCTGTCCGGGCTATGTCTGCGGCTATGTTCTGTAGCTATTCGTTTTCTGTCAGGTTCCACGTACAAATCCCGCGGATCTCTCCTGTCGGTGGACGTTCTTTTTATGGACGGTGGCGGTGGCGCGCGTCGGCTCTCCTCTAAACGCATCTGCTGTCTCTTCAATTCCAATCTCTCGCGTTCGAGCTTTTCCCTCTCGAGCTTCTGCCGCTCACGCTCAAGTCGCAGTAAATCGGCTTTTTCCTGCTCGAttcgttctctttctcgtctcaatttctctcgttctctctccaAGCGCGCAGCCTCTTCTCGGTGTCTACGCTCTATCTCCCGTTGACGTTCCAtgtcttctcttcttcttcgctCTTCTTCCCTCAGCATCCGTTCCCTTTCGCGCAATCTTTGCCGTTCACGTTCTTcctgaaaatttaatattttgtttcttatacAAATTCGTTCTTGCTATTGATGATTTTATccgaaattaaaatcaatggATATACTTACTCTGATTTTAGCAAATGTGAGAACATCATCGCGCTTGCGTCGTTCACGGCTTCGAGATCGACTATGAGAGCGGTGATCTCTGTCCCAAGTACGAATTCGTTTTTCTTCTCGCcttcctctctcgctctccggCTTCTTGCTAGTAGATTTTGTCGATCGGGAATCTGACTCTTTAGGTGGGTCTTCCTTTTTGTCTTGCATCTCGATTTTTATCTTCAGTTCGGCACTTTCATTTTTGTCATCAGATTTTTTTGCTATACaaacatgataattatttaatgtctATGATATCATCAAAAGTTGAAGTGAGACTTATGAGAAAGTAATTTTCcctttgtgtgtgtgttgtaaTTATTgctgtaaagaaaaaatatttaccggGATCTGATCCTTTCTCTTCGGATTCcttcttaatttctttctcctttctttcatttatatcATGATCCTTCGgcttttctttctcctctttcttctccgATTTACCGTTAACCGTATCACGTTTACGTACGTGACTTTGCTGCGTGTCGCCTTTCGCCtaagaaagaatttataataaggaTAAGTTTTGGGAATGCTGAATGTCAAAGAAGAACAAACTTTAACGGTGTCACAATCAAAACATCATTATTTACCTTTTCTACAGATATAACGCGTCCATGAAGCTCGGTTCTATGTAAATGCTGTATACATTTCGCAGCATCTTCGCTCGAAGACATCGTGACATAACCATAACATCTTGCTCCAGGAGTTCTCGCATTCGTCACCACTTTTGCACCTATGACCTTACCATACTTTGAGAAGATCTGCTTTAAATCGGTCGCACGAGTACTGGATGATAAGCCGGATACCCATAAATTGCGACTGCTTGCATTGGTTGGGCTGATCTGAGATGTCTTTTTATCTACGAAGAATGTAAAACATGTTTGAttgtaaaatctatatataatccgtttatttttggaaaaaaaaaaaccattacgttcaaaaataattcaatgaaTCTAGCTTacctttctcttctctcttctggCCCTTATTGCTAGACTCCACgctgaaagaaataatatcgtcattatatcaaaaaattaaaacccacaataattttgattacaaataacaaattaattaggACTATAAATGTGCTTAATAAGTATCTCTGTAACTATGTTAAGGACATAAATTTGGCTAGCAACTTATTTTTAGGTGGTATAACCTAAATACTTTTTGTTTTTGGGAAGGTTTCACTCGTACACCATCTCGTACGTTATCAGTTCTATTTAGATTACTGGATGTGTATTCACTGTGTTCTCTGTTCATCCACTTTTGTCACTCATGCATAAGGAAATCGTGTCCATGCGGCAACACTTATCAGCTCTAAGTATCCACAAAAGGGTCGTCTGCTGCAGTTCTTCCGACAGGGTACTTCTTGTCATAATcgggagttttttttttaacgcttttctctcttttttttttagggtaGTATCTTCAGTAAACAATAGGATCGCTTCTTGATAGTACGAGAACTTTAGCACGCTTTGCCGAATACAATTTACCATAAGATACTAATGTCCTTTGTATAGTGACGCACGATGAAATCGCTGCCATTCAATGAAACGAATGAATGTCCTCGTTGTGTAGGGAACACAGCACACAGAGCtcgtctgtttttttttcttggtaTATAGAGTACGTGTAATCGCTTTTATTGAATTTGCGAAGAAAAATGCAAGCGACATTCGAGAGACTAGTTTAAGTTTGCTAGCCAAGTTCTTGATTTCTTAACATATTTTCCAGAGTTAAGAATTACGGTCTAAGGGGAGGACATAGATTGGAAGATTAACTTCCGAGAttcgatttataaaaaaaagggaattAAACATAATCTTGCATGTGACGTGAGTGATCTCATCTTGGAAATCCATTATCCTGACggtacagagagagagagatagagagagatcATCCCGATGATACGGTTATGCAGCAGTAGAACATCCCTAGCAGAGTCGTGAGCGACACATTTCCAGTTTGCCGTACCACAGTACTGCGAACCGTACTTTTTAGCTCTATGAGAGAGACCAACCTCTTGCTTCCTCCATCTCCACCCTCCTGCTTGATCTTCGTCCCGTTCGCACCGGACGTTGTCCCTTCCTTGCCGCCGGCGCCAGGTTCCGCTCTACCGCTGCCTTTAGAGTCTCCCTTCTTGTTGTTCTCttccattttcttcttttctccaCCATCTGCAGGGACAATCAAGGTAGCATAGTCACTTTCTGCGGAAGCCCAGActcttctccctccctcctaaCATCTCCTGCTTTAGTGGCTTGTAACTTCCAGTCAGGAATTTCGGCCAAGTCACTAATAAATTCACACAGCAAGCAACGATGTGGCTTGCACGATATTACGAGCCACCGATCTCCTCAATAGCACCGGTTTGATCCAGGAAACCTAAAGCTTTTTCGTCGGTTTTACGTCGATTTTACACGCGCGCGTTGCCTGTACACAAAGCTACCTTCGATCCCTTCCACGAAACCTCGAATTGAAAATagatttggaaaaaaaaaagaaaagataacgATAAACGCAGAGCATGCTTATCAATTTCATGAATTCGCATTGCTCTACGCTGATAAAATGATCCCTGCGATAGATTACTACTCTCGCGCGTGGGAAATGTGCTCTAACGTATAAACGCGACAACGATTCGTCGAAGAGGCACGAACAATTCGAAGATACTGGTCAAACCTCATGTCGtgcgataatttattttgcggCAAATATTTGCTGGCGTATACTTGAGTCTTCTTGTATCCATGTGATTCGACGATAAGAGAGATCCAACGATGCTCTACGTGGTaggtataattaatgtaattgtatAGCAAATTATAACGTTAACTAACTTAAAGACTACGGGATATGGCTTGTGTTTGCTCGAACAGCAGCACGGGAATGTCGGGAGATGTACACTGTTTATCCCGGTTGGAAACCTTATCGATCACCATGCGTTTATCCCGGTCGAAACGCCATATCTGTTGCCGGCTTGCACTTGAATGATAGCACGCCACGTCTATCGTGGCTGGACTATGTCGCATCCAGACGTTGAATCGAAGTTCACGACGAGGCTTGAAGACCGGAACTCGTAGGACGAGGAAGAAGGTTGCGGACGATCCCAACGTCGCCCTTATTCCAGATGGTTGCACGAATACGTTCTTGAAGACGCTTGCTCTTGACACTGGCGCTTTTGCTAACTTACTCAGGATGTCGCAGATACAAATATCGCTAGCCTTGATACTTGGAATACTTATagctaaatttaaaaaaatagtcaaTGATATGGCGAACTTACCTTTGTGCCTGTCATGAGACTCTgtctgcaataaaaaaaaaaatatatctattagaaataattccaaaagaaCTATATTCTAGATccatggaaaaaaaagattagctaCTATTAACTAAAATAGTCGTAATATAtggataactaacattttttgcaacgAGAACAAAAGATTTTCCTACTATTGCTAAACTATAgctctcgctgcaaaaaatattagttatccatattttacgactaaatttagctaaatttttttccgtgtcTTGAATCTTTGTGGAATTAATTATAGTAGTTTCTCGAAAAATGTCTTTCTTGAATCGTACCTCCTCAGCTAGGAGATTCTCCTCATCTTCTCCAATAGTTAAGTTGATAGAGTCCTCATTATCAATACCATTAGCTTCAACAGTGGTGGATGGAGCGTCTGTTTGGTGCGAGACAGTCTTCTCTGCCTCATTCTTCTTGTCGCTGCTCTGTGCACTTTCACTCGCAGCCTTGACTCCTTGCATTTTATCTTCCTGTTTTTCCTCCTtcacaagaatatttttaacttcagGTTCAGGCTCCTaaacaaaaaagattaaagtaaattgttaattttgaaCCATAGATCCAAtcctaattaaaatatctaacaTCAATATGTATGCTATACCTCTTTTACGTCTTTCTTAacaacattttctttttcatcatGCAGTTCTGTCTTTATCTCCACCTTagatttatctaaattatccTGTCCATTTTCTTCCTTCTGATTATCAATGTTCTCAACAGAATCTTCTTGATTTAAAGCTCCTATGACACGAGAGAAAGAAGTttaacaaacgataaaaatctGTCATTTTGACTCATCATCAATTATTGCAATATGAGATTAATgttctatatattaaaaactacatataatatttaaaaatatatataccgcCATTCTTTCTCGGAATGATTTTAGACGACCCACCAGACGGTACGATAAGATATTCCTCGGGATTCTTCCCTTCATCCAGTATCgcctaaaaatatatgttataccattttaagtttataaatGCAACCCATCATTATCGGCACGCAAAGATTCAATTTCaccaaaaaataaatgtattgtgTCTAAAAGTTCATGGTTTTATCACTTTGGCTTTCTCTCACTTATAGCATTATTTATGCAATACTCTTTCCACTAGCATTTTATAAGCTAATACTATAGTATAACTGTGCTAATACGGTCAAGGAGAAAACAATCGTTTATTCGCGAAGACATTAGTAAACTAAATTTCCCTTCTCCCTCCCCAAGTAGCACGGTCAGATTGCGCAATCTTTCGACAAGAATTCCTGCATGTTTTAAGCGGGCAGAAGCGCCGCTTCACTTTTTACTCGAGCTCCGATGCGGGAAAGGCTTAATCGAAGGTCAACCCTTTCGAAATCGGGGCGAAATACCGGTGACAACAGGCCCGCTAAATCGACAAGATCGATGGCGATAAACGCGCTGCTTGGAGCACGAACGGGAAGGGTCGCGggcgagagaaaaaaacagGGAGGCATCGCTCACCTTGGACAGCCGTTCGAGAAGCGCCGCTTTGTTACCGGATTTATCCAAACCGCGACGTTCCAGCTCCGTCTTGAGGTCTATAACCCGGAGCTCGGCAAGCTTTTTCCCTTCTACATCGGCCATTGTACCC is from Temnothorax longispinosus isolate EJ_2023e chromosome 10, Tlon_JGU_v1, whole genome shotgun sequence and encodes:
- the LOC139821046 gene encoding uncharacterized protein isoform X1, with translation MADVEGKKLAELRVIDLKTELERRGLDKSGNKAALLERLSKAILDEGKNPEEYLIVPSGGSSKIIPRKNGGALNQEDSVENIDNQKEENGQDNLDKSKVEIKTELHDEKENVVKKDVKEEPEPEVKNILVKEEKQEDKMQGVKAASESAQSSDKKNEAEKTVSHQTDAPSTTVEANGIDNEDSINLTIGEDEENLLAEETESHDRHKDGGEKKKMEENNKKGDSKGSGRAEPGAGGKEGTTSGANGTKIKQEGGDGGSKSVESSNKGQKREEKDKKTSQISPTNASSRNLWVSGLSSSTRATDLKQIFSKYGKVIGAKVVTNARTPGARCYGYVTMSSSEDAAKCIQHLHRTELHGRVISVEKAKGDTQQSHVRKRDTVNGKSEKKEEKEKPKDHDINERKEKEIKKESEEKGSDPAKKSDDKNESAELKIKIEMQDKKEDPPKESDSRSTKSTSKKPESERGRREEKRIRTWDRDHRSHSRSRSRERRKRDDVLTFAKIREERERQRLRERERMLREEERRRREDMERQREIERRHREEAARLEREREKLRRERERIEQEKADLLRLERERQKLEREKLERERLELKRQQMRLEESRRAPPPPSIKRTSTDRRDPRDLYVEPDRKRIATEHSRRHSPDRIVDRRNEMLERVPDRRLDPSPPSRYESSRSTQELGLKKEFKRSSDFSSRNSRPDTFSDVSRGREVIVRRESLSTASSSIDPRQVKERYDRPNTTSYTREREVRRSDPETHRSSRDTHTRYSDSFKPPTSSTPRESRYVESNRTPSSWHSGPTSSKSFNSVTSSGSRDPRNEPSSWSSRSSDSVNRWSNSSSMGNTLRHPIPPTYQSGPMQSMGLTAPGTAQSYERFEAYKSSMPMRKY
- the LOC139821046 gene encoding uncharacterized protein isoform X2 — its product is MADVEGKKLAELRVIDLKTELERRGLDKSGNKAALLERLSKAILDEGKNPEEYLIVPSGGSSKIIPRKNGGALNQEDSVENIDNQKEENGQDNLDKSKVEIKTELHDEKENVVKKDVKEEPEPEVKNILVKEEKQEDKMQGVKAASESAQSSDKKNEAEKTVSHQTDAPSTTVEANGIDNEDSINLTIGEDEENLLAEETESHDRHKDGGEKKKMEENNKKGDSKGSGRAEPGAGGKEGTTSGANGTKIKQEGGDGGSKSVESSNKGQKREEKDKKTSQISPTNASSRNLWVSGLSSSTRATDLKQIFSKYGKVIGAKVVTNARTPGARCYGYVTMSSSEDAAKCIQHLHRTELHGRVISVEKAKGDTQQSHVRKRDTVNGKSEKKEEKEKPKDHDINERKEKEIKKESEEKGSDPAKKSDDKNESAELKIKIEMQDKKEDPPKESDSRSTKSTSKKPESERGRREEKRIRTWDRDHRSHSRSRSRERRKRDDVLTFAKIREERERQRLRERERMLREEERRRREDMERQREIERRHREEAARLEREREKLRRERERIEQEKADLLRLERERQKLEREKLERERLELKRQQMRLEESRRAPPPPSIKRTSTDRRDPRDLYVEPDRKRIATEHSRRHSPDRIVDRRNEMLERVPDRRLDPSPPSRYESSRSTQELGLKKEFKRSSDFSSRNSRPDTFSDVSRGREVIVRRESLSTASSSIDPRQVKERYDRPNTTSYTREREVRRSDPETHRSSRDTHTRYSDSFKPPTSSTPRESRYVESNRTPSSWHSGPTSSKSFNSVTSSGSRDPRNEPSSWSSRSSDSVNSALVADGATRVAWEIHCGIRSRRHIRADRCNLWD
- the LOC139821046 gene encoding uncharacterized protein isoform X3 translates to MADVEGKKLAELRVIDLKTELERRGLDKSGNKAALLERLSKAILDEGKNPEEYLIVPSGGSSKIIPRKNGGALNQEDSVENIDNQKEENGQDNLDKSKVEIKTELHDEKENVVKKDVKEEPEPEVKNILVKEEKQEDKMQGVKAASESAQSSDKKNEAEKTVSHQTDAPSTTVEANGIDNEDSINLTIGEDEENLLAEETESHDRHKDGGEKKKMEENNKKGDSKGSGRAEPGAGGKEGTTSGANGTKIKQEGGDGGSKSVESSNKGQKREEKDKKTSQISPTNASSRNLWVSGLSSSTRATDLKQIFSKYGKVIGAKVVTNARTPGARCYGYVTMSSSEDAAKCIQHLHRTELHGRVISVEKAKGDTQQSHVRKRDTVNGKSEKKEEKEKPKDHDINERKEKEIKKESEEKGSDPAKKSDDKNESAELKIKIEMQDKKEDPPKESDSRSTKSTSKKPESERGRREEKRIRTWDRDHRSHSRSRSRERRKRDDVLTFAKIREERERQRLRERERMLREEERRRREDMERQREIERRHREEAARLEREREKLRRERERIEQEKADLLRLERERQKLEREKLERERLELKRQQMRLEESRRAPPPPSIKRTSTDRRDPRDLYVEPDRKRIATEHSRRHSPDRIVDRRNEMLERVPDRRLDPSPPSRYESSRSTQELGLKKEFKRSSDFSSRNSRPDTFSDVSRGREVIVRRESLSTASSSIDPRQVKERYDRPNTTSYTREREVRRSDPETHRSSRDTHTRYSDSFKPPTSSTPRCKHNFK